In Phlebotomus papatasi isolate M1 chromosome 1, Ppap_2.1, whole genome shotgun sequence, the following proteins share a genomic window:
- the LOC129810149 gene encoding phospholipid phosphatase 3-like isoform X1, with translation MLMYYMPSHRIFNLEIIQEKFRRIPKINKILAVAAWFAVIEGGWFPHTQREFHCRDPALSFKYNGDTISPAVLILSTFLPFFILWITEAILAKPANLKLSRTRTSLKKAFYFFKKYYIGIIMSLAIVQTLKVVVGGLRPHFFYTCRPDVMDVCQPGELIFRYVCKNTEPRISFVKDSQKSFPSGHSAVSAFEALFIIWYFQKRIPKLKSILLVPLLQTICISWACFCGLSRVTDHRHHWYDVLAGFIIGIIMAYFNCMVLCNNFRGCRQASDPEPASHNGILIRTSIKDREETTLNQV, from the exons ATGCTTATGTACTACATGCCAAGTCACAgaatatttaacttagaaatAATTCAGGAGAAATTCAGACGAATTccaaagataaataaaatacttgCAG TTGCTGCATGGTTCGCTGTGATTGAAGGTGGATGGTTTCCCCATACGCAACGTGAGTTCCACTGTCGAGACCCTGCCCTATCCTTTAAGTACAATGGAGATACGATTTCACCAGCAGTTCTTATACTTTCTACAttcttaccctttttcata ttatggATAACCGAGGCTATATTAGCCAAACCAGCAAACCTCAAACTATCCCGTACGAGGACATCCCTTAAGAaggcattttatttttttaagaaatactaCATTGGCATTATAATGAGCTTGGCAATAGTTCAGACACTTAAAGTCGTTGTGGGAGGATTACGCCCTCACTTTTTCTACACATGCCGTCCTGATGTTATGGATGTTTGCCAGCCAGG GGAACTCATATTTCGCTACGTGTGCAAAAACACTGAACCAAGAATATCTTTTGTCAAAGATAGTCAGAAATCCTTCCCTTCTGGACATTCAGCTGTATCAGCTTTCGAAGCCCTATTCATCATCTGGTACTTCCAGAAGCGAATTCCaaaattgaaaagtattttACTTGTACCACTACTTCAGACTATTTGCATATCTTGGGCATGTTTTTGTGGACTATCCAGAGTAACTGACCATCGACATCATTGGTATGATGTCCTGGCAGGGTTTATCATAGGAATCATAATGGCTTATTTTAAT TGCATGGTTCTTTGCAATAACTTTAGAGGATGTAGGCAAGCTTCAGATCCCGAACCAGCCTCTCACAATGGCATCTTAATCAGAACCTCTATCAAAGATCGAGAAGAAACTACTCTCAACCAAGTATAA
- the LOC129810149 gene encoding phospholipid phosphatase 3-like isoform X2, giving the protein MLSPSIALDVIICFLFAAWFAVIEGGWFPHTQREFHCRDPALSFKYNGDTISPAVLILSTFLPFFILWITEAILAKPANLKLSRTRTSLKKAFYFFKKYYIGIIMSLAIVQTLKVVVGGLRPHFFYTCRPDVMDVCQPGELIFRYVCKNTEPRISFVKDSQKSFPSGHSAVSAFEALFIIWYFQKRIPKLKSILLVPLLQTICISWACFCGLSRVTDHRHHWYDVLAGFIIGIIMAYFNCMVLCNNFRGCRQASDPEPASHNGILIRTSIKDREETTLNQV; this is encoded by the exons TTGCTGCATGGTTCGCTGTGATTGAAGGTGGATGGTTTCCCCATACGCAACGTGAGTTCCACTGTCGAGACCCTGCCCTATCCTTTAAGTACAATGGAGATACGATTTCACCAGCAGTTCTTATACTTTCTACAttcttaccctttttcata ttatggATAACCGAGGCTATATTAGCCAAACCAGCAAACCTCAAACTATCCCGTACGAGGACATCCCTTAAGAaggcattttatttttttaagaaatactaCATTGGCATTATAATGAGCTTGGCAATAGTTCAGACACTTAAAGTCGTTGTGGGAGGATTACGCCCTCACTTTTTCTACACATGCCGTCCTGATGTTATGGATGTTTGCCAGCCAGG GGAACTCATATTTCGCTACGTGTGCAAAAACACTGAACCAAGAATATCTTTTGTCAAAGATAGTCAGAAATCCTTCCCTTCTGGACATTCAGCTGTATCAGCTTTCGAAGCCCTATTCATCATCTGGTACTTCCAGAAGCGAATTCCaaaattgaaaagtattttACTTGTACCACTACTTCAGACTATTTGCATATCTTGGGCATGTTTTTGTGGACTATCCAGAGTAACTGACCATCGACATCATTGGTATGATGTCCTGGCAGGGTTTATCATAGGAATCATAATGGCTTATTTTAAT TGCATGGTTCTTTGCAATAACTTTAGAGGATGTAGGCAAGCTTCAGATCCCGAACCAGCCTCTCACAATGGCATCTTAATCAGAACCTCTATCAAAGATCGAGAAGAAACTACTCTCAACCAAGTATAA
- the LOC129810096 gene encoding uncharacterized protein LOC129810096 gives MRMESRDAESLRPLQDGFSLKFTSNIRKTKSWTGPKKVIRLLLLGIIMPGILISVPIYLRYRVYDAQLYPLGISDMRLIDSKVSTTWCQRQIVKANISFNAFLMPNLPTISKDRLPVNMTRHLLLDDDMKEYWGFYLLKGSTVTVSSCSRWPGASLILIRGHRHLHECAYIGDDSSEEEDELQEIELELEKKEKEGDFAPSNRVDMLKRAKPEVAFHDPVAQENANKFALKRNRKASAETSEDSDITAKEMKELLSQLVYKAERSKPNKTISTENTRDNAEPEKVASNREFVNDPKHDHAKEDRDREQKPQTSSEVFDELLHKLRNMGLRGRKILRELQTELVEKVGDQVSTSDIKLAFGVRDKITKDRQKDPEIESEFETLLRKRRDIIFKTAFGDDLSQDDEEKNSALEEGFVPDGHADHHYVLNETTLNDKSNSEFWSSFSSSEEALLNCAGLILSLPLTPHRDCDRRKPESKINGASYANTITYTVPRSGYYFFVFNSENEVQQNYIRVRFDLHKIIYNVTHPMAVCNQTTEQCSLPLDFLSNEKVVLELPMKEKSSQSNEEYVFVSECEPRTAIYLLCVLAVPFFILLFAFQ, from the exons ATGAGAATGGAGTCCCGTGATGCCGAATCCCTACGTCCTCTGCAAG ATGGATTCTCGCTCAAATTCACATCGAATATACGCAAAACTAAATCATGGACTGGACCGAAAAAAGTCATCAGACTCCTTCTTCTTGGAATTATCATGCCAGGAATATTAATCTCAGTTCCAATTTATTTAAG GTATCGTGTGTATGATGCCCAGCTATATCCACTGGGAATTTCAGATATGCGTCTTATCGACAGTAAAGTCTCAACGACGTGGTGCCAA AGGCAAATCGTGAAGGCAAATATCTCCTTCAATGCATTTCTCATGCCAAATCTACCAACAATCTCCAAAGATCGATTACCGGTTAACATGACACGGCATCTTCTGCTCGATGACGACATGAAAGAATACTGGGGATTTTATCTTCTCAAAGGATCCACTGTTACAGTTTCCAGTTGTTCGAG ATGGCCCGGAGCATCGCTCATCTTAATTAGAGGTCATAGGCATCTTCACGAGTGTGCTTACATTGGTGACGATTCGTCTGAAGAGGAGGATGAACTCCAGGAAATTGAATTGGAGCTTGAGAAAAAGGAA AAAGAAGGTGATTTTGCTCCATCAAACCGTGTAGACATGCTCAAAAGAGCTAAGCCCGAGGTTGCATTTCACGATCCTGTGGCACAAGAAAATGCCaataaatttgcattaaaaCGCAATAGGAAGGCGTCTGCTGAGACATCTGAGGATTCTGATATCACAGCAAAAGAAATGAAAGAATTACTGAGTCAATTGGTGTACAAGGCCGAAAGATCAAAACCAAACAAGACAATCTCAACAGAGAACACAAGAGACAATGCTGAGCCAGAAAAAGTTGCATCAAACAGGGAATTCGTGAATGACCCGAAGCACGATCATGCCAAAGAGGACAGAGATAGGGAACAAAAACCACAGACATCGTCAGAAGTCTTTGATGAATTGCTGCATAAACTAAGAAACATGGGACTCAGAGGACGGAAGATTCTTCGGGAATTGCAAACGGAATTGGTGGAAAAAGTTGGTGATCAAGTCTCGACATCTGACATCAAATTGGCTTTCGGTGTTAGAGATAAGATCACGAAGGACAGACAGAAAGATCCTGAGATTGAGAGTGAATTTGAAACTCTCCTGCGAAAACGACGTGATATTATTTTTAAGACAGCTTTTGGAGATGACTTGTCCCAAGACGACGAAGAAAAGAATTCGGCCCTAGAAGAAGGCTTCGTCCCAGACGGACATGCTGATCATCACTACGTTCTCAATGAAACCACCCTCAATGACAAATCAAACTCAGAATTTTGGTCATCATTCTCATCGAGTGAAGAGGCCCTACTGAACTGTGCCGGTCTGATCTTAAGCCTACCCCTAACACCTCATCGAGATTGTGACCGAAGGAAGCCTGAGTCCAAGATAAATGGAGCAAGCTACGCCAATACGATCACCTACAC AGTTCCTCGAAGCGGATATTACTTCTTCGTCTTCAACAGTGAAAACGAGGTTCAGCAGAACTACATTCGAGTTAGATTCGATCTCCACAAGATCATCTACAACGTCACTCATCCAATGGCTGTTTGTAACCAAACCACAGAGCAGTGCTCCCTACCATTGGACTTCCTCAGTAACGAAAAGGTAGTACTTGAATTGCCAATGAAGGAAAAATCATCTCAGTCAAATGAAGAATATGTTTTTGTATCTGAATGTGAACCCAGAACAGCCATCTATCTCCTATGCGTCCTAGCTGTTCCCTTCTTTATCCTTCTATTTGCTTTTCAGTGA
- the LOC129810097 gene encoding attacin-B-like — MISVKVVFVLACAISAAYSFEYPEIEDIEEYAPVDLSEDVVYLVPLPVARNRVRRQTVFGGVTPGQGGGVTGTLGTRGTLYENRGHRVDGHASVSRQWHPTGPTSVGGGLDYTGPRGSASVNAQHSHRFGTSLSAEGRANLYRSPNGRTSLDATGGYQRHFGGPFGTSKPNYNVGLGLSHRF, encoded by the coding sequence ATGATCTCAGTGAAAGTTGTGTTCGTTCTTGCCTGTGCCATTTCTGCTGCGTACTCCTTTGAATATCCTGAAATTGAGGATATTGAGGAGTATGCTCCTGTCGATCTCTCTGAGGATGTCGTGTACTTGGTGCCACTGCCAGTGGCTAGAAATCGGGTCAGGCGGCAGACGGTATTTGGGGGAGTGACTCCTGGACAGGGAGGAGGAGTGACGGGAACTCTTGGAACTCGTGGGACTCTGTATGAGAACAGGGGACACCGAGTTGACGGTCATGCAAGTGTTTCTCGCCAATGGCATCCGACAGGACCTACAAGCGTAGGAGGAGGACTGGATTACACAGGACCAAGAGGATCAGCCTCAGTCAATGCCCAACATAGTCATCGGTTCGGTACCAGCCTCAGTGCCGAAGGTAGGGCCAATCTCTACAGAAGTCCCAATGGAAGGACATCCCTGGACGCTACTGGAGGCTACCAGCGTCACTTCGGAGGTCCCTTCGGCACATCCAAGCCAAACTACAACGTCGGTCTGGGACTTTCACATCGTTTCTAA